Proteins found in one Verrucomicrobiota bacterium genomic segment:
- the efp gene encoding elongation factor P — protein sequence MATANDLRKGMAISYNGDVAVVLDSQHRTPGNLRAFVQASIRSIRTGKSSDVRFSSTERIEVVPMTTRKMEFSYKDGEDFVFSDPETYETVTLSPEIVGDASHYLVENSPVTVTFVNDKAVQVELPASVVLTVSDAPGGIRGDSANNVQKTVTLETGITIQAPLFIKTGEKVKVDTRTGKYMERA from the coding sequence ATGGCAACAGCAAACGACCTCCGAAAAGGAATGGCCATCAGTTACAATGGTGACGTCGCCGTTGTGCTCGATAGTCAGCATCGAACCCCCGGCAACCTTCGCGCCTTCGTTCAGGCCAGCATCCGAAGCATTCGCACCGGCAAGTCGTCCGACGTTCGCTTCAGCTCAACCGAGCGCATTGAGGTCGTGCCGATGACCACCCGAAAGATGGAATTCAGCTACAAGGATGGCGAAGACTTTGTGTTTTCCGATCCGGAAACGTATGAAACGGTGACGCTCTCGCCCGAGATTGTCGGGGACGCGAGCCATTATCTTGTGGAGAATTCGCCCGTGACCGTCACGTTCGTCAATGACAAGGCTGTCCAGGTTGAATTGCCTGCCAGCGTGGTCTTAACCGTCTCGGACGCGCCGGGAGGCATTCGCGGCGATTCGGCGAACAATGTCCAGAAAACCGTGACCCTGGAGACCGGCATCACGATTCAGGCTCCTCTGTTCATCAAGACCGGTGAAAAGGTGAAAGTCGATACGCGCACGGGGAAATACATGGAACGTGCGTAG
- the larA gene encoding nickel-dependent lactate racemase, which yields MKVKLAYGQGHLSVELPDRQTTVIEPSHTPGLSDEKAAVLQSLAYPIAARSLREWIKPGDRVCIAFTDITRATPNDRIIPWLLENLAHVPRERITLLNSLGTHRPNTQDELEKLLTPKIARGYSVINHEPENPAALVQFGTTRDGTPAWINRHFADADVRVVTGFIEPHFFAGFSGGPKGIMPGLAGLQTVMSNHGARNISDARAAFGVTVGNPIWEEMREIALRVGPSFLLNVSLNGQREITGVFAGDLIEAHKVGIEFVRRSAMQKVKSPFEIVVTTNSGYPLDLNLYQGVKGMSAAARIIQDGGTIILACECREGVPSGSPLDLLLREVSGPEEILTKLAAPGFVRPEQWQAQIQAIIQRRATVLVHSSLADEVIRAAHLTPCHDIAEAVRKDLANREPDARVAVLPQGPLTIPYLS from the coding sequence ATGAAAGTGAAACTTGCCTACGGCCAAGGACACTTGAGCGTCGAGTTGCCAGATCGCCAAACCACGGTTATTGAGCCGTCCCACACGCCAGGCCTGTCGGATGAAAAAGCCGCAGTGCTCCAGTCGCTTGCTTACCCTATCGCTGCCCGCTCCTTGCGAGAGTGGATCAAGCCCGGTGACCGCGTTTGCATTGCGTTTACGGACATCACTCGCGCTACGCCGAACGATCGGATTATTCCCTGGTTGTTGGAAAATCTGGCTCACGTACCGCGTGAGCGGATTACGCTTCTGAACTCGCTGGGAACGCATCGACCCAATACTCAGGATGAATTGGAGAAATTGCTTACGCCGAAAATTGCCCGCGGTTACAGCGTGATCAACCACGAACCGGAGAATCCGGCGGCGTTGGTCCAGTTTGGCACCACCCGGGATGGCACGCCCGCGTGGATTAACCGCCATTTTGCGGACGCGGATGTCCGGGTCGTGACCGGTTTTATCGAACCGCATTTTTTTGCCGGATTCAGCGGTGGACCGAAAGGGATCATGCCCGGTTTGGCCGGACTACAGACCGTGATGAGCAATCACGGTGCGAGGAACATCAGCGACGCCAGAGCCGCGTTCGGCGTCACGGTCGGGAACCCAATTTGGGAAGAGATGCGAGAGATTGCGCTGCGCGTCGGGCCGAGTTTTCTGCTCAATGTGAGTCTGAACGGGCAACGTGAGATTACCGGTGTCTTCGCAGGTGACTTGATTGAGGCCCACAAGGTCGGGATTGAGTTTGTGCGCCGATCGGCCATGCAGAAGGTGAAGTCGCCTTTCGAGATCGTGGTGACAACCAACAGCGGTTATCCACTCGATCTGAATTTGTATCAGGGCGTGAAGGGGATGAGCGCCGCGGCGCGCATCATCCAGGACGGCGGCACGATCATTCTGGCCTGTGAATGCCGTGAAGGCGTGCCGTCGGGAAGCCCGCTCGATTTACTTCTTCGCGAGGTGTCGGGGCCGGAGGAAATCCTGACGAAGCTCGCGGCCCCTGGATTTGTGCGTCCGGAACAGTGGCAAGCGCAAATTCAAGCGATCATCCAGCGCAGAGCCACGGTCTTGGTTCACAGTTCTCTCGCGGACGAAGTCATTCGCGCAGCGCATCTGACGCCGTGTCATGACATCGCGGAGGCTGTTCGCAAAGATCTCGCAAATCGCGAGCCTGACGCACGCGTGGCGGTGTTGCCGCAAGGACCGCTCACCATCCCATATCTGTCGTGA
- the yacG gene encoding DNA gyrase inhibitor YacG gives MPKVKCPTCQKQGHWLSGAHGPFCSERCKLVDLGKWLGEEHRLSEPLRPEHFQGYEELTSGEHLDSPES, from the coding sequence ATGCCAAAAGTAAAATGCCCGACATGCCAGAAGCAAGGCCACTGGCTTTCCGGTGCGCACGGCCCCTTTTGTTCCGAGCGCTGCAAGTTGGTCGACCTGGGCAAGTGGCTCGGCGAAGAGCATCGACTTTCCGAACCGTTGCGCCCGGAACATTTTCAGGGTTACGAGGAGCTGACGTCAGGCGAACATCTGGATAGTCCTGAATCTTGA
- a CDS encoding carbohydrate kinase family protein has product MGASTKTKTASSRHGLLAGGNWIIDQVKLIDVYPQPEQLANIQSQAQGTGGAPYNVLIDLARLGAGFPLFGAGLVGDDNLGELILRDCQKHEIDTRFLRRTPSAPTSYTDVMTEIGHGRRTFFHNRGANALWTGEDLDFLKCKARIFHLGYLLLLDALDRPDKTFGTKAARLLANAREAGIKTSVDVVSENSDRFSRIVTPSLKHVDFCILNEIEAGKTAGFTIRQGDGKLDTVALRHTAGALLQHGVRELVVIHFPEGAFARTRKGEDFWQSSLVLPPKFIAGTAGAGDAFCAGVLLGLHEGWDLGRCLMTGVCVATASLSDPTCTNGVKSLNSALALAKKFRPRPPLETKE; this is encoded by the coding sequence ATGGGAGCCTCGACGAAAACCAAAACCGCCTCCTCCCGTCACGGCCTGCTCGCGGGTGGAAACTGGATCATCGACCAGGTCAAATTGATTGACGTTTATCCGCAGCCAGAACAACTCGCCAACATTCAGAGCCAGGCCCAAGGGACCGGTGGCGCGCCGTACAATGTGTTGATCGATCTGGCTCGGTTGGGCGCAGGCTTTCCCCTTTTTGGCGCTGGACTCGTCGGGGATGACAACCTGGGAGAACTCATTCTGAGGGATTGTCAGAAGCATGAAATCGACACGCGATTTCTGCGACGGACGCCGAGCGCGCCGACTTCTTACACGGACGTGATGACAGAGATCGGCCATGGCCGCCGCACGTTTTTTCACAATCGCGGCGCCAATGCGCTTTGGACGGGGGAGGATCTGGATTTCCTGAAATGCAAAGCCCGAATCTTTCACCTCGGATATTTGCTGTTGCTCGATGCTCTGGACCGGCCGGACAAAACATTCGGAACAAAGGCGGCGCGATTGCTGGCCAATGCTCGAGAAGCGGGAATCAAGACGAGCGTGGACGTAGTCAGCGAAAACAGCGATCGATTCTCCAGAATCGTGACGCCCTCGCTCAAACATGTTGATTTTTGCATCTTGAATGAAATCGAGGCGGGGAAGACCGCCGGGTTCACGATCCGCCAAGGTGACGGCAAGCTCGACACGGTGGCGCTTCGGCACACGGCGGGCGCGTTGCTTCAACACGGCGTCCGCGAATTGGTGGTCATCCATTTTCCGGAAGGCGCGTTTGCCCGGACGCGCAAAGGGGAAGACTTCTGGCAATCCTCCCTGGTTTTGCCTCCCAAATTCATCGCGGGCACAGCCGGGGCTGGCGATGCATTCTGCGCAGGAGTTCTCTTGGGCCTGCACGAAGGTTGGGACTTGGGGCGATGCTTGATGACAGGGGTTTGCGTGGCCACGGCGTCGCTCTCGGATCCCACTTGCACCAACGGTGTCAAGTCGCTCAACTCCGCTTTGGCATTGGCCAAGAAGTTCAGGCCCCGTCCGCCGCTGGAAACGAAGGAGTGA
- a CDS encoding tetratricopeptide repeat protein: MTKLEPPDVHHLLAAIGWVELGNPAEARHELNRISEAHRSHPDVLEGEWRIHAAAKSWTAALQVARRQIQAAKSHPSGWINQSYALHELKQTREAFDQLLPLARRFPKISVIHYNLACYACQLGRLDAAKKSLARAIKHRGKDEIKNLALADADLKPMWRYIRCL, encoded by the coding sequence ATGACGAAATTGGAGCCACCGGATGTTCATCATCTCTTGGCCGCGATTGGCTGGGTGGAACTGGGCAATCCGGCTGAGGCACGGCACGAACTGAACAGAATATCCGAAGCGCATCGCAGCCATCCGGATGTGCTCGAAGGTGAATGGCGCATTCACGCCGCGGCGAAGTCCTGGACAGCCGCGCTGCAAGTGGCCCGCCGCCAGATTCAGGCCGCCAAAAGCCATCCATCGGGTTGGATCAACCAATCCTACGCGCTGCACGAGTTGAAACAGACTCGGGAAGCATTCGACCAACTCCTTCCACTCGCCAGACGCTTTCCCAAAATCAGTGTCATCCACTACAACCTCGCGTGTTATGCATGTCAACTGGGCCGCCTGGACGCCGCCAAGAAGAGTCTGGCACGCGCCATCAAGCATCGTGGCAAGGACGAAATCAAAAATCTGGCGCTCGCCGACGCGGACCTGAAACCGATGTGGCGATACATCCGGTGCCTTTGA
- a CDS encoding amidase, which produces MNRRTFLQLTALAAAPSILGPTLAHSEGRPTDSAKPRFRIKSFEWEEATTADLQRAMQSGKESSVSLVKSFLRRIEEIDQHGPSVNSVIELNPDALAIARALDKERKAKGARGPLHGLPVLIKDNIDTHDRMMTTAGSLALLGSIAPQDSFVAQKLREAGTVILGKTNLSEWANFRGNRSTSGWSGRGGQTKNPYALDRNPSGSSSGSAVAVSANLCAAAIGTETDGSIVSPSTVCGIVGLKPTVGLISRSGIIPISHTQDTAGPMTRTVRDAAIVLSALTGVDPRDAATESSQGKAARDYTQFLDPNGLRGARLGVARRYFQSSISEKVLNAALEELKRLGAVLVDFTDELSRYGAAEREVMLYEFKAGLNAYFASLGPKAPVRTLQDVIEFNERNKDKELLHFGQETMIRAQEKGPLTEKAYFDALEQCRRLSRREGIDAVMDKHHLDAIISPSGGPAGKTDHLYGDRGVGGSSGPAAVAGYPNITVPAGQVMGLPVGLSFFGRAYSEPVLLKLAFAFEQATQARRPPKFAPAIG; this is translated from the coding sequence ATGAACCGACGAACTTTCCTCCAACTCACCGCCCTCGCCGCCGCCCCATCGATCCTCGGCCCCACGCTCGCCCATTCGGAAGGACGGCCCACCGATTCGGCGAAGCCTCGATTCCGCATCAAGTCCTTCGAGTGGGAAGAAGCCACGACTGCCGACCTGCAACGCGCGATGCAGTCGGGCAAAGAATCTTCCGTTTCTCTGGTCAAAAGTTTTCTTCGGCGCATCGAGGAGATCGATCAACACGGGCCTTCGGTGAACTCGGTGATCGAACTCAATCCCGACGCCCTCGCCATTGCCCGCGCGTTGGACAAGGAACGCAAAGCGAAAGGCGCGCGCGGGCCGCTCCACGGCCTTCCCGTCCTGATCAAAGACAACATCGATACGCACGACCGGATGATGACCACGGCGGGTTCCTTGGCGCTCCTGGGTTCCATCGCGCCGCAGGATTCCTTCGTGGCTCAGAAGCTGCGCGAGGCCGGCACCGTCATTCTGGGAAAGACCAACCTCAGCGAATGGGCTAACTTCCGGGGGAATCGTTCGACGAGCGGCTGGAGCGGACGCGGAGGGCAGACGAAAAATCCCTACGCGCTGGATCGCAATCCATCCGGCTCCAGTTCCGGTTCGGCAGTCGCGGTCTCCGCGAATCTTTGCGCGGCAGCGATTGGCACCGAGACGGACGGTTCCATTGTTTCACCTTCGACCGTGTGCGGAATCGTCGGACTGAAACCGACGGTCGGACTCATCAGCCGTTCCGGCATTATCCCCATCTCGCACACCCAGGACACGGCGGGGCCGATGACTCGGACCGTGCGCGACGCCGCGATTGTCCTGAGCGCGCTGACGGGCGTTGATCCGCGCGATGCCGCGACCGAATCGAGCCAAGGCAAAGCGGCGCGGGATTACACGCAATTCCTCGATCCAAACGGACTGCGCGGCGCGCGGCTTGGCGTGGCGCGGCGCTACTTCCAATCCAGTATTTCGGAAAAAGTTCTCAACGCGGCGTTGGAAGAATTGAAGCGGCTCGGCGCGGTGCTCGTGGACTTCACCGATGAATTGAGCCGGTACGGCGCTGCGGAACGGGAAGTGATGCTCTATGAATTCAAGGCCGGTTTGAACGCCTACTTCGCGTCGCTTGGGCCCAAAGCGCCGGTGCGCACCCTCCAGGACGTGATTGAATTCAACGAACGGAACAAAGACAAGGAGCTGCTTCACTTCGGCCAGGAAACGATGATCCGCGCGCAAGAAAAAGGGCCGTTGACGGAGAAAGCTTACTTTGACGCCCTCGAACAATGCCGCCGCCTCTCTCGCAGGGAAGGGATTGATGCCGTGATGGACAAGCATCATCTGGACGCCATCATCTCGCCTTCGGGTGGGCCGGCCGGGAAGACCGACCATCTGTATGGCGACCGGGGAGTGGGCGGCAGTTCCGGGCCGGCGGCGGTGGCGGGCTATCCGAACATCACGGTTCCAGCCGGACAAGTGATGGGGTTGCCGGTTGGCCTTTCCTTTTTTGGGCGGGCCTACAGCGAACCGGTGTTGCTCAAGCTGGCTTTTGCCTTCGAGCAAGCAACCCAAGCGCGCAGACCGCCGAAGTTTGCTCCGGCCATTGGCTAA
- a CDS encoding GNAT family N-acetyltransferase, with the protein MAIYPSLCPRLMTEADLGFADLLRGIVGWNQTLNDWQRLRDYAPQGCFIAEWNGSPVGTATTTRYGTELAWIGMLLVHPDYRGRGVGRALLEHCLNHLKGTPCIKLDATPLGQTLYDKLGFEVEWTLTRWECKCFVESAAPHVPGREHLQTQSNDADVALTRGAGRGSPEPLVIPHESVTLKSLNASSVTQLDEIDSRAFGVSRAAMLERLVVGSSRALAAISQNGKVRGYGLLRAGSKASYLGPIVADTAIGVALVKSLLNQEKGRPVYWDVPDVNGMAASLAQELGFAPQRHLVRMFLGTNKQPGNPAQCFAIADPSIG; encoded by the coding sequence ATGGCCATTTACCCTTCTCTCTGTCCGCGTCTGATGACTGAGGCCGACTTGGGTTTCGCTGACTTACTGCGTGGCATCGTTGGCTGGAATCAGACGCTGAACGATTGGCAGCGCCTTCGGGACTACGCGCCCCAAGGATGTTTCATCGCGGAATGGAACGGATCCCCTGTGGGCACGGCCACAACCACTCGCTATGGAACTGAACTCGCGTGGATCGGAATGCTCCTGGTCCATCCCGACTATCGAGGGCGTGGTGTCGGGCGCGCCTTGCTCGAACATTGCTTGAATCATCTGAAGGGGACGCCGTGCATCAAGCTCGATGCCACGCCGTTGGGTCAAACGCTTTACGACAAACTCGGCTTTGAAGTTGAATGGACGTTGACGCGTTGGGAATGCAAATGCTTTGTCGAGTCAGCCGCCCCACATGTGCCTGGCCGCGAGCATCTGCAAACTCAATCGAACGATGCCGACGTGGCGTTAACGCGGGGCGCGGGACGTGGCTCTCCGGAACCACTCGTCATTCCTCACGAATCCGTAACTCTTAAATCACTCAATGCTTCGTCGGTAACTCAACTTGACGAGATCGACTCGCGCGCCTTCGGCGTCTCGCGTGCCGCTATGTTGGAGCGTTTGGTGGTGGGCAGTTCACGGGCGCTAGCCGCGATCTCGCAGAATGGAAAAGTCCGTGGCTACGGTTTGCTCCGCGCAGGGTCCAAGGCTTCGTATCTCGGTCCGATCGTTGCGGACACGGCGATTGGAGTTGCCCTGGTAAAGAGTCTTCTCAATCAAGAGAAGGGACGGCCGGTTTACTGGGATGTGCCGGATGTCAACGGGATGGCGGCGTCCCTGGCGCAAGAACTTGGTTTCGCTCCTCAGCGGCATTTGGTCCGAATGTTCCTTGGCACAAACAAACAGCCTGGGAACCCGGCGCAGTGCTTCGCGATTGCTGATCCATCCATCGGCTGA